In the genome of Gadus morhua chromosome 12, gadMor3.0, whole genome shotgun sequence, one region contains:
- the LOC115555095 gene encoding zinc finger MYM-type protein 1-like — protein sequence MIECCADEVTATIVEEIKASKMYAVMADEARDGHVEQLAVCVRYVTADGGVKERLLELVTLKGLNAQCITDAIENVLESNGLNDLLCVAQAYDGASVMSGSVSGVQARFREKHLEAVYVHCYAHELNLVLCHTYRAVPEASDLFETLESVYCFFSVSIVNHQRFSDVQMLLGLKKSELVQLSKTRWACQVKSVRAMLNNLPAVLKCLEESATPLAVGLLSKLSRFSNVYLLVMFRSMLSTTEGLHLYLQKDSVDLAQATLIKDAVLDTLKSIRTNEMADKLYNEAKHIYDANNICESHSGRRHKQRVMEDFTIESTLGTRAHLGTEDQLKQTLLYPCLDRMVTELNSRFSDVGAELMRGIQACNPAAVDFFCEDSLELIATHYKMSLKKEEILVAKQFLSRRKREGAVSDMGSVYKLLHPDMFPTLSSVVQAALTIPVSSCTCERSFSVLRRVHTWLRRTMGQERLHHLAIMAVEKDALCGLDHGEVIDRFAQVKPRRYPLVLKGQRSKERSKKQ from the coding sequence ATGATCGAATGTTGTGCTGATGAAGTGACTGCAACCATCGTAGAAGAGATCAAGGCATCGAAAATGTATGCAGTGATGGCTGATGAGGCAAGAGATGGCCACGTTGAACAGCTTGCTGTTTGTGTGCGCTATGTTACagctgacggcggagtcaaagAGCGTCTCCTTGAACTTGTCACCCTTAAGGGATTGAATGCACAGTGCATCACTGACGCAATTGAAAATGTATTGGAGTCGAATGGCCTTAATGATCTCCTGTGTGTCGCTCAGGCTTATGATGGAGCTTCCGTTATGAGTGGTTCAGTAAGTGGAGTTCAAGCTCGCTTTCGTGAGAAACACCTAGAAGCAGTGTACGTACACTGCTATGCTCATGAGCTGAACCTGGTTCTCTGCCATACGTACAGGGCTGTTCCTGAAGCCAGTGACCTGTTTGAGACATTGGAGAGTGTCTACTGTTTCTTCAGTGTATCAATCGTAAACCATCAGAGATTCTCTGATGTCCAGATGCTCCTGGGCTTGAAGAAGAGTGAGCTTGTCCAGCTGTCAAAAACCCGATGGGCATGTCAGGTGAAGTCTGTGAGAGCAATGCTCAACAATCTGCCAGCTGTTTTAAAGTGCCTGGAAGAGAGTGCAACACCTCTGGCAGTCGGATTACTGTCAAAGCTGTCCAGGTTTTCAAATGTCTACCTGCTGGTCATGTTCCGGAGTATGCTGTCAACTACAGAGGGGCTGCACCTGTACCTTCAGAAGGATTCTGTGGACTTGGCCCAAGCAACACTCATTAAAGATGCAGTCCTTGACACACTGAAATCCATCCGAACCAATGAAATGGCAGACAAGCTTTACAATGAAGCAAAACACATCTATGATGCCAACAACATATGTGAGAGTCACAGTGGTCGCAGGCACAAGCAGAGGGTGATGGAGGACTTTACAATAGAGTCCACCTTGGGTACAAGGGCTCATCTGGGCACAGAAGACCAGCTGAAACAAACTCTGTTGTACCCATGTCTTGACCGTATGGTAACTGAGCTAAACAGCAGATTTTCTGATGTGGGGGCAGAGCTAATGCGAGGCATTCAAGCTTGCAACCCAGCGGCCGTTGATTTCTTCTGTGAGGATTCCCTAGAGCTGattgcaacacattataaaatGTCATTGAAAAAAGAGGAGATCCTGGTGGCAAAGCAGTTCCTTTctagaagaaagagagaaggtgCCGTTTCTGACATGGGCAGTGTTTACAAGCTACTTCACCCAGACATGTTCCCAACCTTGAGCTCAGTTGTCCAAGCAGCCTTGACAATACCTGTCAGCAGTTGCACGTGTGAGCGGTCGTTCAGTGTACTGCGCCGTGTCCACACCTGGCTGAGGAGAACCATGGGCCAGGAGAGGCTACATCATTTGGCTATTATGGCAGTGGAGAAGGATGCGCTTTGTGGCTTAGACCATGGTGAAGTAATTGACCGGTTCGCCCAAGTCAAACCGAGGAGATACCCACTTGTGCTCAAAGGACAAAGGTCCAAAGAAAGGAGCAAGAAACAGTGA